In Methanothermobacter sp. K4, one genomic interval encodes:
- the aroD gene encoding type I 3-dehydroquinate dehydratase: MKTMICVPIFERTYEAIIESAERAIDAGADILELRIDALKEASKADVKGVIEDIDFPVIATNRSPEEGGHFSGTEIERIELLRSAAEVARYVDVELSTDPEHIESVTAVAEGSIISYHNFTGTPSLEALLRIVRMEKEFGDIAKVAVMPQNMADTLVVLQLLSVEDNTIAISMGEAGKYTRIAAALFGAPLTFASADRSTAPGQMDVRITRTMIDELMPED, encoded by the coding sequence ATGAAAACCATGATCTGTGTCCCCATCTTTGAGAGGACATATGAAGCCATTATCGAATCTGCAGAAAGGGCAATAGATGCAGGAGCCGATATCCTGGAGCTCAGAATAGATGCCCTCAAGGAGGCATCCAAGGCTGATGTGAAAGGGGTCATAGAGGATATCGACTTTCCTGTAATAGCAACAAACAGGTCCCCGGAGGAGGGCGGTCACTTCAGTGGCACTGAAATTGAGAGGATAGAACTCCTGAGGTCCGCTGCCGAGGTGGCCCGCTATGTTGATGTTGAACTCAGCACCGACCCTGAGCACATAGAGAGTGTCACGGCCGTTGCCGAGGGAAGCATCATATCCTATCATAACTTCACCGGGACGCCCTCACTGGAGGCCCTCCTGAGGATAGTCAGGATGGAGAAGGAATTCGGGGACATTGCAAAGGTGGCGGTTATGCCCCAGAACATGGCAGACACCCTCGTGGTTCTCCAGTTGCTCTCAGTGGAGGATAACACAATAGCAATATCCATGGGGGAAGCCGGGAAATACACGAGGATTGCAGCTGCCCTTTTCGGTGCCCCGCTTACCTTTGCCTCTGCGGATCGTTCAACAGCACCTGGACAGATGGACGTCCGTATCACCCGGACAATGATTGATGAACTCATGCCGGAGGATTGA
- a CDS encoding S24/S26 family peptidase — MKKVLIVLAVLVIAFAGVFYYTENADSVDITIKTDGVNITVEADTIFFQKAPPEMEQRIGEYMADVINDPDSTVETIKGNVTEIAKSYGYSKVDVTIESQFGVDQLPMPAVVSGDSMYPTLRDGQELIVLKTDDYRVGDIVIAKHPEYGLIVKRVGKIEPTRVYLMSDNRRVERIYTPTSVIVRTPLNTWVPRSAIVGVVKKY; from the coding sequence ATGAAGAAGGTTCTGATTGTCCTTGCAGTGCTTGTCATCGCCTTTGCAGGTGTATTTTACTATACAGAGAACGCTGATTCGGTTGATATCACGATAAAGACTGACGGGGTTAACATCACGGTTGAGGCAGACACCATCTTCTTCCAGAAAGCCCCCCCTGAGATGGAGCAGAGGATCGGTGAATACATGGCGGACGTCATCAACGACCCTGACAGTACCGTTGAGACAATAAAGGGTAATGTCACGGAGATAGCAAAGAGTTACGGCTACAGTAAGGTTGACGTGACCATTGAGTCACAGTTCGGTGTTGACCAGCTCCCCATGCCAGCCGTTGTGAGCGGCGACTCCATGTACCCCACACTCAGGGATGGACAGGAACTCATAGTGCTCAAGACAGACGACTACAGGGTGGGGGATATAGTTATAGCCAAGCACCCCGAGTATGGCCTTATAGTGAAGAGAGTCGGTAAGATAGAGCCCACCAGGGTATACCTCATGAGCGACAACAGGAGGGTTGAGCGCATCTACACACCAACATCGGTGATCGTGAGGACGCCCCTCAACACATGGGTTCCAAGGTCGGCCATTGTGGGTGTTGTGAAGAAGTACTGA
- a CDS encoding MFS transporter, with product MDGNSKWGVVSVACIAVFIIVLDSSAMNVAIRTLVVDLDTTLSTLQAIIAIYALVIASFLLTGSKLQDIIGRRRSFFTGLMIYASGTIIAALSVNAAMLLLGWSILEGLGAALILPATTTMVSSSYEGRDRVIAFGIWGGIAAMGAALGPIVGGVFTTYLSWRAVFGSELIFIAIILILRHYITYSKPELSWKDFDIIGAVLSVISLSMIVMGILLMNRPRQWVYASAILAVGIILFSVFLLWEVRRIGRGKMPLSDVTLLGNHKFALGNLITVVQQIPLAGFLFIMPVFLQLVLGLNPFMTGVTLLPAAMAVFILSIEGSRISVKIGAKGVLMAGFLISALGAFILGNMVHVGTTVSAIQPGAVLFGSGIGLLLSQTTNLTMSAAPSDMENDASGLLNCCKNLGYSIGTALIGVLLITGIFYGAVDAVKDSGLAPGATEREIEASIISYVDKMQTERPEIRLKGTGDYREIVNASVSSAMRQTFRTLSLILMAGFFISTMVPANRKRRS from the coding sequence ATGGATGGAAACAGTAAATGGGGGGTAGTATCAGTAGCCTGCATAGCGGTATTCATAATAGTCCTGGATTCTTCAGCCATGAACGTGGCCATCAGGACACTTGTGGTTGACCTTGATACGACCCTTTCAACCCTGCAGGCCATCATAGCAATTTATGCACTTGTAATAGCATCATTTCTTCTGACAGGAAGCAAATTACAGGACATAATTGGAAGAAGAAGGTCATTTTTCACTGGTCTCATGATCTATGCATCGGGTACCATAATCGCAGCCCTCAGCGTCAATGCAGCCATGCTACTCCTGGGCTGGTCCATCCTGGAGGGTCTGGGCGCCGCTCTTATCCTGCCAGCCACAACCACCATGGTCAGCAGCAGCTACGAGGGAAGAGACCGTGTGATCGCCTTCGGCATATGGGGAGGTATAGCTGCAATGGGCGCAGCGCTGGGGCCAATAGTCGGGGGCGTTTTCACAACATACCTTTCATGGAGGGCTGTATTCGGTTCTGAACTCATATTCATAGCTATTATACTGATTTTAAGGCATTACATCACCTATTCAAAACCAGAGCTCTCATGGAAAGACTTTGATATTATAGGGGCTGTCCTATCAGTTATATCACTTTCCATGATCGTCATGGGTATCCTCCTCATGAATAGGCCCAGGCAATGGGTTTATGCATCCGCAATTCTTGCAGTTGGAATCATCCTCTTTTCAGTATTCCTTTTATGGGAAGTTAGAAGGATTGGAAGGGGGAAGATGCCACTATCAGATGTCACACTTCTTGGAAACCACAAATTTGCACTGGGGAACCTTATTACAGTTGTACAGCAGATACCCCTGGCAGGCTTCCTGTTTATAATGCCTGTTTTCCTCCAGCTGGTCCTGGGTCTGAACCCATTCATGACCGGTGTCACGCTTCTTCCAGCGGCGATGGCTGTTTTCATTCTCTCGATTGAGGGATCCAGGATTTCAGTTAAAATAGGTGCAAAGGGTGTTTTAATGGCGGGTTTCCTTATATCCGCACTTGGGGCGTTCATTCTGGGAAATATGGTTCATGTTGGTACCACAGTATCAGCTATCCAGCCGGGGGCGGTCCTCTTTGGATCAGGTATAGGGCTTCTCCTTTCACAGACCACAAACCTCACCATGTCAGCCGCGCCATCTGATATGGAGAACGATGCCTCAGGATTACTGAATTGCTGTAAGAACCTGGGGTATTCAATTGGAACGGCCCTCATAGGGGTTCTGCTCATCACCGGAATATTCTATGGTGCTGTTGATGCGGTGAAGGATTCAGGTTTAGCTCCAGGTGCAACGGAAAGGGAGATAGAGGCATCGATAATCAGTTATGTGGATAAGATGCAAACCGAAAGACCGGAAATAAGACTTAAAGGAACCGGGGATTACAGGGAAATCGTGAATGCATCTGTGAGTTCAGCGATGAGGCAGACATTCAGAACACTTTCACTGATACTCATGGCAGGTTTCTTCATCAGCACCATGGTTCCAGCTAATAGAAAACGTAGAAGTG
- a CDS encoding zinc metalloprotease HtpX translates to MRKLSTWKLKLRMFLATALLFGIIYAILIAIGAIMGFGGPLFYALLGFGIVFLQYLLSPKIVELTMNVHYVSEAEAPRLHAMVDELARNAGIPKPRVGIAEIAVPNAFAFGRTKSDGRVCVTRGILNLLDEEELRAVLGHEISHIRHSDMIVMTLVSAVPLICYYIFWSTVYSRDDDATLVGIAALIAYFLGQLIVLFISRTREYYADQGSVEIGGQPHKLASALYKLVYGSAAFDRDDLKQVEGVKAFFLNDVSDARNEINDLRQLDIDMDGTISMAELQRVKYSGVKVGVGARVLELLSTHPNMLRRIERLSEFT, encoded by the coding sequence ATGAGAAAACTCAGCACATGGAAACTGAAGCTAAGGATGTTCCTGGCAACAGCACTTTTATTTGGTATAATCTACGCCATACTCATAGCAATAGGGGCCATCATGGGATTCGGCGGTCCACTGTTCTATGCCCTGCTTGGTTTTGGCATAGTGTTCCTTCAGTACCTCCTCTCCCCCAAGATAGTGGAACTCACAATGAACGTCCACTATGTCAGCGAGGCCGAGGCCCCCAGGCTACACGCCATGGTGGATGAACTTGCAAGGAATGCTGGAATACCCAAACCCAGGGTTGGAATTGCAGAGATTGCAGTGCCCAACGCCTTTGCATTTGGTAGAACAAAATCAGACGGCAGGGTATGTGTAACAAGGGGCATACTGAACCTCCTTGATGAGGAGGAACTCCGGGCTGTCCTGGGACACGAGATATCCCACATAAGGCACAGTGACATGATAGTCATGACCCTTGTGAGTGCGGTTCCACTCATCTGCTACTACATATTCTGGAGCACCGTCTACAGCAGGGACGACGATGCAACCCTGGTTGGAATCGCAGCGCTCATAGCATACTTCCTTGGCCAGCTGATAGTCCTCTTCATATCAAGGACAAGGGAGTACTATGCAGACCAGGGCAGCGTTGAGATCGGTGGCCAGCCACACAAACTTGCAAGTGCACTCTACAAACTGGTTTATGGCTCCGCTGCATTTGACAGGGATGACCTGAAGCAGGTTGAAGGTGTTAAGGCGTTCTTCCTCAACGATGTATCCGATGCCAGAAATGAGATAAATGATCTCAGGCAGCTTGACATTGACATGGACGGTACCATAAGCATGGCTGAGCTTCAGAGAGTGAAGTACAGTGGAGTAAAGGTTGGTGTGGGTGCAAGGGTACTTGAACTTCTCTCAACACACCCAAACATGCTCAGGAGGATTGAGAGGCTCTCTGAGTTCACCTAA
- a CDS encoding Ig-like domain-containing protein, with protein MIFTLMGSSQAVQLGNRTYGYVEKDYYGDLNSTDTIAVIIGVHPQESGIHSAVREKIQTSNLTKRYVLYSVHVTRDVNDYSRGRMNGQLLARDFIVPDIKNEKPMLVIDCHENHYHDSGYAYPRFLDIISENTATINYTDQIIARMNFLRIYRPPKPTSPQYVTIPIASQGYNTVIYETYFHDTYPRKLNDADLLVKALESLQRYTATGPSVTSSTPSWGAMTTRRPIIRVTFSGRITQGRYWNSITLRNQFGKTVRIKKWVSGNTLNVKPLSRLSGNRWYNLVVPAAALVDAPQKRWTLKFRTGRR; from the coding sequence ATGATCTTCACCCTCATGGGATCCTCACAGGCCGTGCAGCTTGGAAACAGGACCTACGGGTATGTTGAAAAGGATTACTACGGGGACCTCAACTCAACCGACACCATTGCAGTCATCATAGGCGTCCACCCCCAGGAGTCAGGTATACACAGTGCAGTGAGAGAGAAGATTCAGACATCTAACCTCACAAAGAGGTATGTCCTCTACAGTGTCCATGTAACCCGAGACGTGAATGATTATTCAAGGGGCCGTATGAACGGCCAGCTCCTTGCAAGGGACTTCATAGTACCTGATATAAAGAACGAGAAACCCATGCTCGTCATAGACTGCCATGAGAACCACTACCATGACAGTGGATACGCCTACCCAAGATTCCTGGACATAATATCAGAGAACACCGCAACCATCAACTACACTGACCAGATAATAGCCCGCATGAATTTCCTGAGGATCTACAGGCCCCCGAAACCAACAAGCCCCCAGTATGTCACGATACCCATAGCGTCACAGGGTTACAATACTGTGATCTATGAGACATACTTCCATGACACCTACCCACGGAAACTCAACGACGCCGATCTTCTGGTAAAAGCGCTTGAGAGCCTCCAGAGATACACAGCAACCGGCCCCAGTGTAACCTCAAGTACCCCCTCATGGGGGGCTATGACCACAAGAAGGCCCATCATCAGGGTCACATTCTCTGGTCGCATAACACAGGGTAGATACTGGAACAGTATAACACTCAGGAACCAGTTCGGAAAAACCGTGAGGATTAAAAAGTGGGTGAGCGGCAACACCCTCAATGTGAAACCCCTATCAAGGCTCTCAGGAAACAGGTGGTACAACCTCGTGGTACCCGCTGCAGCTCTGGTGGATGCCCCGCAGAAGAGGTGGACCCTGAAGTTCAGGACAGGGCGAAGGTGA
- a CDS encoding histidinol phosphate phosphatase domain-containing protein has protein sequence MRKRIDLHTHSLLSDGELLPSELARRACVLGHEAIAITDHIDASNINTITSLIDAVEDIGDNWDIRVIPGAEITHAPVEIIEKLAVRARGLGAEIIVVHGETIVEPVIPGTNHAAVSCPEVDILAHPGLITVDDAELARENGVTLEISARKGHCLGNGHVADVAREVGVPVVIDTDTHAPGDLLDYDMARRVGLGAGLDESEVEDALVKNPRKLLKGNGII, from the coding sequence ATCAGAAAGAGGATTGATCTTCACACCCACAGCCTCCTGAGTGACGGTGAGCTCCTGCCATCGGAACTTGCAAGGAGGGCATGTGTCCTGGGACATGAGGCCATAGCCATCACGGATCACATTGACGCCTCGAATATAAACACCATAACATCCCTCATAGACGCGGTTGAGGATATCGGTGATAACTGGGACATCAGGGTCATACCGGGGGCTGAGATAACACATGCGCCTGTTGAGATAATTGAAAAACTTGCAGTGAGGGCAAGGGGTCTGGGGGCTGAGATTATTGTTGTTCACGGAGAAACAATCGTTGAACCTGTGATTCCAGGCACAAATCATGCGGCTGTGAGCTGCCCGGAGGTTGATATACTGGCGCACCCTGGCCTCATAACTGTGGATGATGCTGAACTTGCCCGTGAGAATGGTGTTACACTTGAGATAAGCGCAAGGAAGGGGCACTGTCTGGGTAATGGGCATGTTGCTGATGTTGCCCGTGAGGTGGGGGTTCCTGTTGTCATTGACACCGACACCCATGCACCCGGTGACCTCCTTGATTATGACATGGCACGCCGTGTGGGGCTTGGAGCGGGACTTGATGAATCAGAGGTTGAGGATGCCCTTGTTAAGAACCCCAGAAAACTTCTTAAGGGTAATGGGATTATATGA
- a CDS encoding pantoate kinase produces the protein MKPTVFVPAHITGFFEVVRADDPLRTGSRGAGVVLDRGVETSIKVMRSEDRTVVRVNGEREHGESVSLRSLEILREITGFMDGVSIHHRVDVPIGCGFGASAACALGSVLAVVRELELPVTVNSAGSVAHRAEVELGTGLGDLIAEMTGGIVIRTREGPPGYGRTDRIIDRDLYVLTETLGELDTASVIGDEAKVGAINRMGAGMIRRLLREPTPGMFMKLSREFATGTSLITPELREPMEALSEGTLGASMAMLGNTVFALSADPDAGGDEVYGIDFSGARFL, from the coding sequence ATGAAGCCCACCGTCTTTGTCCCAGCACATATAACCGGATTCTTTGAGGTTGTAAGGGCCGATGATCCCCTGAGAACAGGTTCCAGGGGTGCAGGGGTCGTCCTTGATCGGGGAGTTGAAACCTCCATAAAGGTCATGAGGTCCGAAGATAGAACAGTCGTGAGGGTCAACGGGGAGAGAGAACATGGGGAATCAGTTAGCCTGCGTTCCCTTGAAATACTCAGGGAAATCACAGGGTTCATGGATGGTGTGAGCATACACCACAGGGTTGATGTCCCCATAGGGTGTGGTTTCGGGGCATCCGCGGCCTGCGCCCTGGGGAGCGTCCTTGCAGTTGTAAGGGAACTTGAACTCCCCGTCACAGTCAACAGTGCAGGGTCAGTGGCCCACAGGGCCGAGGTGGAACTTGGAACGGGACTGGGCGACCTGATAGCCGAGATGACAGGTGGGATTGTCATAAGAACAAGGGAGGGCCCGCCTGGATACGGCAGGACAGACCGGATCATTGACAGGGACCTATATGTTTTAACCGAGACCCTGGGAGAGCTTGACACGGCATCGGTCATCGGTGACGAAGCAAAGGTTGGGGCGATAAACCGGATGGGCGCAGGGATGATCAGGAGACTCCTCCGGGAGCCGACACCCGGGATGTTCATGAAACTCTCCCGTGAGTTTGCCACAGGAACCTCACTCATAACCCCAGAACTCAGAGAACCCATGGAGGCCCTATCTGAGGGGACACTGGGGGCATCCATGGCAATGCTCGGTAACACGGTATTTGCCCTGTCAGCAGACCCCGATGCCGGAGGCGATGAGGTTTACGGGATTGACTTTTCAGGTGCAAGGTTTCTGTGA
- a CDS encoding class I SAM-dependent methyltransferase, which produces MIRLVYDINIYRDVLREILRPGDTVVELGCHIGNSTRIISDLVPDGRVVAVDNSPEAVDVMEALSRERDNVEFISGDVRLHETLEEVCSRIESCDVLSVDLGGGYHPDTTFKVYFIWSSTLKPGASIIRNRGLLDFVCSSITEESFTSGYGWLESSGDAGIPPRLREFKLWSSKIYKEGAHDRQKD; this is translated from the coding sequence ATGATAAGACTGGTATATGATATAAACATCTACCGGGACGTCCTCAGGGAGATCCTGAGGCCCGGGGATACCGTTGTTGAGCTGGGGTGCCACATAGGGAACTCAACACGCATAATATCCGACCTTGTGCCCGATGGCAGGGTGGTGGCGGTTGATAACAGCCCCGAGGCGGTTGATGTTATGGAGGCCCTGAGCAGGGAGAGGGATAATGTTGAATTCATATCAGGGGATGTTCGCCTCCATGAAACCCTTGAAGAAGTCTGCAGTAGGATTGAATCCTGCGATGTGCTCAGCGTTGACCTTGGAGGGGGATACCACCCGGATACAACCTTCAAGGTGTACTTCATATGGTCATCCACACTCAAACCAGGGGCCTCAATCATAAGAAACAGGGGCCTCCTGGACTTTGTATGCTCATCCATCACCGAAGAGTCATTCACCTCAGGGTATGGATGGCTTGAGTCAAGTGGGGACGCTGGAATCCCACCAAGGCTCAGGGAATTTAAACTCTGGTCCAGTAAAATCTACAAGGAGGGTGCCCATGATAGGCAAAAAGATTAG
- a CDS encoding 2-amino-3,7-dideoxy-D-threo-hept-6-ulosonate synthase, with translation MIGKKIRIERIINRKTDRTVIVPLDHGVSIGPVKGIIDMAGTIDEVASGGANAVLMHKGMVRSGHRGYGRDIGLIIHLSASTGLGPDPNHKVLVTSVEKALKLGADAVSVHVNVGSEREPEMLIKLGTVAEICDDWGMPLIAMMYPRGDRIKDEHDPEVVKLAARAGAELGADIIKTNYTGDPDTFREVVKGCPVPVVIAGGPKIETEEELLQMVRDSVDAGGAGVAIGRNIFQADSPADMTRAIAGIVHDGLEVDDAVRILRGGD, from the coding sequence ATGATAGGCAAAAAGATTAGAATTGAGAGGATAATCAACAGAAAGACAGACAGGACTGTCATAGTACCCCTTGACCATGGGGTCTCAATCGGACCCGTTAAGGGGATAATAGACATGGCAGGGACCATTGATGAGGTGGCAAGCGGCGGAGCCAACGCCGTCCTCATGCACAAGGGGATGGTGAGGAGCGGACACAGGGGGTACGGGAGGGATATCGGCCTCATAATACACCTCTCCGCAAGTACGGGCCTAGGCCCTGACCCCAACCACAAGGTACTTGTCACCTCGGTTGAGAAGGCCCTCAAGCTGGGGGCTGATGCAGTATCCGTCCACGTAAACGTGGGATCCGAGCGGGAGCCTGAGATGCTCATAAAGCTCGGTACCGTGGCTGAGATCTGTGACGACTGGGGTATGCCACTCATAGCCATGATGTACCCCAGAGGTGACAGGATAAAGGATGAACACGACCCTGAGGTTGTTAAACTTGCAGCACGTGCAGGTGCAGAGCTGGGTGCAGACATAATAAAGACCAACTACACCGGTGACCCTGACACCTTCAGGGAGGTTGTGAAGGGCTGCCCTGTCCCTGTGGTGATAGCGGGGGGTCCAAAGATTGAAACAGAGGAGGAGCTCCTCCAGATGGTCAGGGACTCAGTTGATGCAGGCGGTGCCGGTGTTGCCATTGGAAGAAACATCTTCCAGGCAGATTCACCGGCAGATATGACCAGGGCCATTGCAGGTATCGTCCATGATGGCCTTGAAGTTGATGACGCCGTCAGGATACTCAGGGGTGGCGACTGA
- a CDS encoding 3-dehydroquinate synthase II codes for MKFAWLMAPDTYWDEKKAFITAALESGIDHIVDTSDAERIKKLGNLTLISPEEEADIVLIGRDGEGDGTLELPETLDYSRDLEMAAELKSGGKEVAAYVEIRSKGHEELARKLGRIVDYLILVGEDWKIIPLENIIADLQNEDVKLVAAVADADEARVALETLEHGTDGVLIEPVEISQIKAIAELLEEIESETYELKPATVTRVEPLGSGDRVCVDTCSMMDVGEGMLVGSYSQGLFLVHSESLESEYVASRPFRVNAGPVQAYVMIPGGRTKYLSELETGDEVLIVDRSGRSRTAVVGRVKIEKRPLMLVEAEYEGVKVRTLLQNAETIRLVNDSGEPVSVSELSEGDKVLVYFEDSARHFGMAITETIIEK; via the coding sequence ATGAAATTCGCATGGCTGATGGCCCCTGATACCTACTGGGATGAGAAGAAGGCCTTCATAACAGCAGCCCTTGAATCGGGGATAGACCACATAGTGGACACCTCCGATGCCGAGAGAATAAAGAAGCTCGGAAACCTGACCCTCATATCCCCTGAGGAAGAGGCGGACATAGTACTCATCGGAAGGGATGGGGAGGGCGACGGGACCCTGGAACTCCCCGAGACCCTGGATTACTCGAGGGACCTTGAAATGGCAGCTGAGCTTAAATCCGGGGGTAAGGAGGTTGCAGCCTACGTTGAGATAAGGAGCAAGGGCCACGAGGAACTCGCAAGGAAACTGGGCCGCATCGTGGATTACCTCATACTTGTGGGTGAGGACTGGAAGATCATCCCACTTGAGAACATAATAGCGGACCTCCAGAACGAGGATGTTAAACTGGTCGCGGCGGTGGCAGATGCCGATGAGGCGAGGGTTGCCCTTGAGACCCTTGAACATGGAACCGACGGTGTACTCATAGAACCCGTGGAGATCTCACAGATAAAGGCAATAGCAGAGCTCCTCGAGGAGATTGAGAGTGAAACCTATGAACTCAAGCCCGCCACGGTCACCAGGGTTGAGCCCCTGGGCTCCGGTGACAGGGTCTGCGTGGACACCTGCTCAATGATGGACGTGGGTGAGGGTATGCTGGTGGGCAGCTACTCACAGGGTCTCTTCCTGGTGCACAGCGAGTCCCTTGAAAGTGAATACGTGGCTTCAAGGCCCTTCCGCGTGAACGCCGGGCCTGTCCAGGCCTACGTCATGATACCCGGTGGCAGGACAAAGTACCTCTCTGAACTTGAAACCGGTGATGAGGTCCTCATCGTTGACCGGAGCGGAAGGTCAAGGACCGCGGTTGTCGGCAGGGTTAAGATCGAGAAGAGGCCCCTGATGCTTGTTGAGGCAGAGTACGAGGGCGTGAAGGTGAGGACACTCCTGCAGAACGCCGAGACAATAAGGCTGGTGAATGATAGTGGTGAACCTGTATCTGTAAGTGAGCTCAGTGAGGGTGATAAGGTCCTTGTCTACTTTGAGGACTCTGCAAGGCACTTCGGTATGGCCATAACAGAGACCATAATCGAGAAATAA
- a CDS encoding HPr kinase/phosphorylase produces the protein MYSVRLITPGEKDELLAELSRLRLFERKANLHGACVKLLTDDASFKEEWEDNFRFMSEDVRPHAKVFAVSDGGDLEVLYEANSKTVIIKNCDYYGWVKSIALAAVADFFEEYHSEHRRYSVHGSALDREGEGVAIIGPPGTGKTTLTYGLLLDGAYSYVSDDWFFTRLLENGVLVYASEKNSYIRDDIGMVWKEYSSLLDSVKLDARSRGVADVGMLFGGRIRESTTLKRVVLLERNPDNPPMRRLDPEEGLKYLLENDFCNPHQLVRDERKMGLRRRFFSELLGRVDLHILNTIETPARSLERLKKLDR, from the coding sequence ATGTACAGCGTGAGGCTCATAACGCCCGGGGAAAAGGATGAACTCCTGGCTGAACTCTCCAGACTCAGACTCTTTGAGAGGAAGGCCAACCTCCATGGAGCCTGCGTCAAGCTCCTCACAGATGACGCTTCATTCAAGGAGGAGTGGGAGGATAACTTCAGATTCATGAGTGAAGATGTGAGGCCCCATGCAAAGGTATTCGCGGTTTCAGATGGTGGGGACCTGGAGGTTCTCTACGAAGCAAATTCAAAGACGGTCATAATCAAAAACTGTGACTATTATGGCTGGGTTAAGAGTATAGCCCTTGCAGCGGTTGCCGACTTCTTTGAGGAGTACCATTCAGAGCACCGGCGCTACTCGGTCCATGGATCAGCCCTTGACCGTGAAGGGGAGGGAGTTGCCATCATAGGGCCTCCGGGTACAGGTAAGACAACCCTCACCTACGGGCTCCTCCTTGATGGGGCCTACAGTTATGTCTCAGATGACTGGTTCTTCACCCGCCTCCTGGAGAACGGGGTCCTCGTGTATGCATCCGAGAAGAACTCCTATATCCGGGACGATATAGGGATGGTTTGGAAGGAGTACTCCTCCCTCCTGGACTCTGTGAAACTGGATGCCAGATCCAGGGGGGTTGCAGATGTTGGGATGCTCTTCGGGGGGCGGATAAGGGAGTCCACCACACTCAAAAGGGTTGTTCTCCTTGAGAGAAACCCTGATAACCCCCCAATGAGGAGGCTTGACCCAGAGGAAGGCCTGAAGTATCTGCTTGAAAATGACTTCTGCAACCCCCACCAGCTTGTAAGGGATGAGAGAAAGATGGGGCTCCGGAGGAGGTTCTTCAGTGAACTCCTGGGCAGGGTGGACCTCCACATACTCAACACCATTGAAACACCGGCCAGGAGCCTTGAAAGGCTGAAAAAACTTGACAGGTAA
- the thpR gene encoding RNA 2',3'-cyclic phosphodiesterase, whose translation MKVRAFLAVDVDDELRERVCEIQDILRGADAQIKFVEPENLHFTLKFFGDVGEGKLRRIRGIVEETLKGYEPFDLHLMGAGVFPSPRYIRVVWLGVENPEVFSELQRNLDMEFARIGFRKEREYVPHLTIGRVKGPRNREKLAALIGELENVDAGTLRVERVSLKRSELKPEGPVYSDLEVFRI comes from the coding sequence ATGAAGGTCAGAGCCTTCCTTGCAGTTGATGTTGACGATGAACTGAGGGAAAGGGTATGCGAGATACAGGATATCCTGAGGGGCGCCGATGCCCAGATAAAATTCGTTGAACCTGAGAACCTCCACTTCACCCTGAAATTCTTCGGTGATGTTGGTGAGGGTAAACTGAGGAGGATAAGGGGGATAGTTGAGGAAACCCTGAAGGGCTATGAACCATTCGACCTTCACCTGATGGGTGCAGGTGTCTTCCCCAGCCCACGGTACATCCGGGTGGTGTGGCTTGGTGTTGAAAACCCCGAGGTATTCTCAGAGCTGCAGAGAAATCTGGACATGGAATTTGCCAGGATAGGATTCCGGAAGGAAAGGGAGTATGTACCCCACCTGACCATTGGGCGGGTAAAGGGTCCAAGGAACCGTGAGAAACTTGCAGCACTTATAGGGGAGCTGGAGAATGTGGATGCCGGAACCCTGAGAGTTGAAAGGGTCTCACTTAAAAGGAGTGAACTCAAACCAGAGGGACCCGTCTACAGTGACCTCGAGGTCTTCAGAATCTAA